The nucleotide window AAAGTGGTTTTATACAATAAATAATCTGCTTTCTATAAATGTACAAAATCAGTTATACAGCAAGTAAGAAACGGAGACAAATGCAATAACTGAaagatatatttaattttataactgtaataatttatttatgaaatatatccacatatatataaaatatatcatATGTTTTGGCAAAGACCTCCCTTTCTTGTTTCAAACAAAAACTATTACCACTGGTTTAAGCCCTAactaaacatttttattgttgatttcttttcacttttattttggtctccatctttcttcttataaaatataatttaacaACATGGGGTTAGAGTTTAACCTATGTGCCTTGGGGAAAGTCTGCAGGAAGGTCAGtcaacccccccccaaaaaattttAACATCACAAGTAAGggatttcctctctttttaaataatatagAAAAGGATTTGCAAAAGTTACTCTTTTTCCCTTGCTTACTCTTGCATCcttgtagcaaaaaaaaatccataatttctgaagaaattgtTCACTCTGAAAAATGTCCAGGGTTGGACTTACTCCTTATTGCCAAGTTTCCAGGTTATTTGGTGATGGTGCTTCAATGGAGAGATAAAGGTGGGATTTGCAGCACTGGCAAAGCCCAGGGGATGTGCTGTGGGCGTAGGGGCCTGGGACAGCAAATGGCCAGCACAGAAATTACTCTGATGGCATGAAGTTCCACTTTCCTACCCTTGCATCTGTAGGAAAATTCTTTGGGATGAATCACTGAAGTTCTGTTCACCAACTACAGTGCATCCCTAAATAATCACTATAAGTGTTTCTGAATGGAACTTCCAAGTGCAGGAATAATTTGTGCCTAAATTAGGTAATTTATTGAATACTCAACGTATACTCGTAACTTGCTATAGtttataataatatttatattagcCATTCATATTTATTCTGCATAGATACTGTCATTTAAACATCTGCCACAAAGTTACAATATGATGATTCAGGCTTGCATACATTAacaagagaaataatttgtatctGTTTATTCTTAATGAGAACTCATGTAGAGGCAATCTCCCTCTAACTCTCCACATTCTCCACttgcagctgcctgcacagagctgtggatGGATTCTTCAGACACAGAGCAAGCAGTAAGTGGAACAGTTTCTACTGTACTTGTTTAAATCACAGAGAGAAACGTTTCCTGAAGCTTTGCATTGCTGAAGTTTGGGTCTGCCTTTGAAGTTTTCCTCAATAGTGATACATTCCCTGCCAGGTTACATGATAAAGATTATCCTTTTCTGAGGCTCTCTCGAGGGAAGAAAAGCTTCTTCATACAGGTTCCCATGCCGTCAGAGTGGCACTGCTGAAACAGAAGTGTTGCCTACTGCTGAATTCTCCACTGGCATCACACTGAAGCATCAAGTTTGTCCATCTCAGGGGAGAGTTGTAGTTTAAGTTCTTGTTTCTGAGCTCCAGCAAATAAATGttaaagctttaaagaaaacaaacaaacaaatacagCCAAACTGCTGAATATTCAGCGCTAAGTCCCTGGTACCTGATGGAACTGTGGCTCCCCTCCTTGTTCATGTGTATGTACACAGAGTGAACTCTACACAGTTGCCCAATTAGCTCTGCTCAAATAGTCACAGCAATAAATTCAGCTTGGGGACTTCTAATCCAAGTGCCTCCCTTCATAGCAAAAAAATTGGGGTAATGGTGTGACTCTTTTAGAAGTGGCAATAATAGAAACTGGCTATTAGGTTACAGTAACCTCTTTATACCCAACATCAAAAGCACATTTACTTTTCCCTCCAGATGCTTCTTCCAcaaaggttttcctgtttctttgccTTAACACTTCAACTTTTACTGGAGCACTGCACTGGGACGCGTAGCTTAATTTGTTGCAGTGCTAAATGAGCAAAAACATGATAGATAGGAACAGCCCTTGCCCTAAAAAAAGCGCCAAAATATGTATTGGCTTATAGCCAAGTAATCCAACTTTTGAAGGAGTTACACCAACACAAGGAAGGTTGTAGCAGTTCTGtgtaaagtttattttaaaaattaaattaggaaaaaaacccccaaacaactCATGGGCCAAATTCTGTACTTATTTAGGAAGGAGTGATAATATTCAGTTGACAGAATTAAGGGTTCTGCAAGTACAAAGGACGTTTATGGAAAGTTATTATTTCTTGTCAACATTAAGCATCTGTAACATACCTGATTGTTCAGAATACTCCAGACTCTGTGCTACTGAATGAAATTGTGTTCCTCTTCCCTGCATTGGtctttctcctctgtctttTTCATTGATCCATGATTTCTGTAGAATAGAGATTGCCTAAGCTTGTCACTGTGTTCTCATCAATGTCCCCATTCATGAAATGATCATTTTATGCTCTTTGTTAGACTACATAAAGCATTCATTTCAAAAGCACCACATcataaaaagaaacagcaaaaagaaaattccaaacAGTACTGGCTGGGTCTGGCCTCTTTCCTCCACTTATTAAACTCTGATGTGACGCAggagttttcttgctttttttcttcctgttcactcccccatcccactgaagGGGGAAGTGAACAAGCATCAGTGTAAGTGTTTGGCTGCTGGCCAGGGTTAACCCACCACAACTGCAGAGgggaattttatttaaaatcagtaTCATTTAATCAGTTCCACTTGATAAATGCAACTTGATTAATTTATCTCCATGAATGAACTAATCATGTGGCCAGATTGCAGTGTTAGGGAAAGATACTCACCTTCTTCTGTCCTGCATTCTTCTGCAAAACTGCAAACACTGCTTGTCATGAGCATCTGAACAGGAACACCGGAATGAGGACTGGGAAGTACTTTGAGTCTGGCCTATAGACCTTTTGCCTCTAAAGCTGCCTCTGTAGTTAGACAGTCCATATGGCACAGTCCTCCTGTTGTGAGAATCACAAGTATTGTGTATTTTAggaaacaattaaaattatgtTCTATGTCTTTTCTATTTTAGTGAAGAGATCTGTGGATGGAAAGCAATAAATTGtagcagaaaaatcaaacccTATGCTCATGTAACTTCTGCTCTATCAACTCAGGCTTTCACCAAGTTACAAATTAGCAGACAGTCAGCTCTACTGGCAGGATTAATTGGCAACTACACTgtcaaaaaaaatttggaatacCTAAGAGGTGATGCAAATACATCCCCAGGTTATTGTTTATTTTACTCCTTATTCCTGGGTCGTGTTGGTTTCCCCACTCAATGCACAAAATTTATTACATTCAGTGCTATGGCTGGTCTAAAGTGACAGGAGCTGTGCTGATTTCACCAGATCAATAACATTGTGTAGTTGTCATGTAGTTCATGGTTCTGGTCCTGATTTGCCATTAATTTTATCATCAAGAATGGAGAAAACTGTCAGCATGATTCATTTACAGCATCATGTTTGGAACATGACCCCTGGAGTTACAAGTGTGAGAAACTGCTAGGTAATCCTCCCTGTATGGCTCTACCTTTCTGTGAGAGATCCTATTCTGTACTGCAGCACACCAAGAAATAGTAGGAGGTACCTCTCTTTATTTCCCTGTATGATTTGCTCTTTAATGGGTTATAGTCAATATTATTATCAGAAAAGGACATGGTTCATCACTGCCTGCTAACATCCCCAAAAAGAATTGGATAGTTTGGATTGATGTCATAAATTGCTCTCCTCCAAGTTGTTAAAGAATCTCAATCAACAGCAGCTGTACTCCCCATGAAACTTCTGGAGTCTCATAAAAGTTCCTGAGGACTTGAGGGATGGGCTAAGCAAGCCATAAatccacaaaaattaaaaatctgaagagaATCTCACATTCAAAAATGAGAACGAGGGgaggagtggaaaaaaaaaaaaaaaaaaaggcagggaagaggaaacCAGAGTCAATCTAGAAAGGTTACAGAAAGGTTACAGAACAAAGCCTGAATAATGAGTCTGGAACCACTACCTTCACATAGTTCTgcttctttcatttgctttcataAAAACATCATTAGGCTGCTAATGGGAAAGCTGCAAACTTTCCATTTTCCCACACACATGGTGGGCTGAAAGGTtcagaaacattattttcctaATCTCTGTAATATTTTTGATGCAGCATCAGTACAGTTGATGCAAATCATTTATTCAAAGCCTCTGCACTCACAGCACATTTGTAACAGTGCACCTTGTCTTTCACAGCCTGAACCTATCAGAGTTAAACTGATCATAAAATCATCCTGAGAGAAAGTCACAAGCAGTATTTCTGTGTTCAGAGCCCAGGAGATGGTTTTTCTCCAGCAGATCCTGGTCTGTCTCCATGCAGAAACTGTTCCTTATTTCCACCACTTTACTCCTAtgctgggacactgggagagACTAAGAATACCCATATTTGTCTTAAAAGACTTTGGGATTTGATTTTGGCCTCCGTTCTCAAACCAtcatttaaaaagctttttgttgTCTTTAGGATTAGGAACAAGTCTCATTTTATAATTTAAGAGTATTAATAATTCTATACTGACATCTGCTTTAGAATAATGTGAAATGGCTAATGTAGGGAACTTCTGACATAAATAATTGCTCCATAGTCGTATATTTTACACATTCATGTTCTTTATGAAGTAAGAACTGGTATTTAGAGGCAGGAGCAAGGGAaagttcctttatttttaacagtggCAAACCCTCTATGAAAACTGTCTGGTAAAATTCTGTTACTTAACTTCCTGCTCAAACTGAGACTGAAATGGAAAGAttaattttgtgtgttttagacAAACGTGAGAGCCCTGTTTAATGACAGATAGTTTGTCAAGGCATAAAGAAGCTTCTTGTAGCTTTTGCAGACATCATCCTACATTATGCTAACGAGACATAAAATACTGTCATATGTTATTCTCATTATTTAAAGTGATTTCTTGTTCAAAAGTGCACTCTTTCAGAATATGATACTGGGCTTTTTTACTCTAATTCTCTAAACCAAAAGCTCTGTGGGACTGTGTTGCAGTTTGCCCTGTGTCAGAGGCTCTGCCTGAACagccagagagaaagaagggCATGAGTTTTATTCTTAATTGCTGCAATTTGCAAATTAATGGACCAACAGAATTGTCATCAACTTTCAATATTACCTTAGTCCAGCACTATGTGAACTACAGTGATTGAGGAACGGGCCCATTACCaatctgctgcctttcctgagACAGTAAATTCCAGCAAACAGGGAGGAGTGGAGAACATAATTACAATTACGAGTGATAAGAGCCATGAATCACAGCCTTAAGCAAAGGAGGAAATTGGTATTTTAGATACTCCTTCTGATCTTTCTAATGAAGTACTTTATGCTTCATAGCTTAGAAAAGTATTCAAGGCTACCTCATTGTCAGTGGACCAGAAATATGTGCCAATGCAACTacattttcaagtatttcaagTTTCAAAGAATTTTAACCAGAATATTGAAGTTTTGTGTAAGGTAATGTGCAGATTTTCCAATCAGATAGAAATACAATAATACTCCCCATTtgcctggttttggtttctAATCCAAaaattcaaacccaaaccagatACACTTCAATAGCAATCCAAAGTCTTTCTGACAATAATCACAAAGAGCTTGATTACTTGAATATATACAGGGCACTCTATGTCCCCTCAGTGAAGATGAAAATCAGCTGGAGTAGAGCAGAGACAGAATTGTGGGGATCCTGAATTACCAGTTCCTTACACTGTGTTTCTTGTGGTTATGACCCAGTCCCTGGCCAAAATACTGGCTAGGAGCCATTTACTAATCTTTTGGAAatttctctgcagcatccacaggtttttaattaatttatttttttaaggcttaCATTTCACAAGAAAATTTGAATTCCTGACCTTTAACTCAGTATGCAGCATTTCTTCCTCTAGGAGAATAAAATTCTCCTGAAGTAAACTAATATGGGTTTCAGTATATTTAAAGCTAAGGCGTGCTGTGAGTCCTTAATGCCTTTCTTCTCTAAAAAGTAGAGAATAAGCAAACCTAGACATTTCTGAATCAGGCCTTCCAAGGTACTACTTTGAACTGGTATCTGATTTGCAACATCCAAATCTGTGATTTCTCAGGAATTACTCTCTTTTGGGGGGTTCACTATGATTACTCCAGCCAGACAGTGGTTGCATAAAAGTCTGCATGCTCAGTTTTTAAGCTTTTTCTAACAGAGGCAAGGTCTGAGTTCAAGGAAATAGTTTATTCTTCAGTATAAGCTATGTGTTCTTTACTCTGtatgaaaaaacaaacagaaaaaaaacaaaaccagaaaaacaaaaaaaaccaaactagcACAACTCTCCAGTACTTGCAATTATTCCATGTGTTGTAATTATGCTTAGTCAGTGCAACAGATAATTAACCAAAGATAATCCTATGTgtcacagagcagcacaaaactAATGAAAGCACAGTGTGTTCTTGTCAGATTGTATATGAGATGCTGAAATAACCGAGATTATTTCTGTACTTTGTGtccacaaaacacaaacataaaaGTTCTCCCCCTAAAAGCCAGCTAGCTCTTGGTGCAAGGTTTTGccattaaattaaataaataagcattttttttgttgaaaaaagACAAGAAGTACCAAGTAATTGCTACCAGGTGATTGTTCCACTGAACAGCCATTTTGAACCAGTgaaaatttttcacagaagaaaactgcCTATTGAAGGATTAATGCCTTCAGGTTGAATTGGAAAGGATGATTTGCCTGAGTCCTGCTGTCCCCCACTCACAGTTAATGCTCAGCATTCAGGCAGACAAATCCaattggtttattttaatttttataacaTGTGGCTGAGTTTTTCATGCTATGTTAAAATGGACCTATGAGCCACTATTATCTTCTACTTTCCCAACCACTTAAACACAGTAGATACCTCCAGGGCACTGGCGAGTTTCAGCCAAAACAAAGGGATGAGGGGGTTGCAGCAATCATCTTAGATGCTGTGATTTCAGTATTCAGCAATATATTTTCTGGCACATACCCAGGCCAGCAAGGCTCCCAACAGTCTCCAGTGTTTTCAGACAATCCCAAAAATATGTGAGATCCCTGTAAGGACCACTGAGAGCAAAGAAcacagaaaggaagcaaaatttACCATCCTCCAAATGAGACAAAATGTCTCCAGAACCAAGGATGATGCCTGGGGGAAATAACAGATATTTCTGTGTATATTTTTGTATAAAGGCACTGCAGTAGCACTGTGTAGCTTTATAGAAGAAGAGATTATTGGCTGCTCTGGAAGTTGGTTCCAGCTCTTCCTGTAATAGGTGTGGTTTTTTAAGAGTTCACAATAGAGGTACCTCCCCTATTAACCCATCCTTATCATTATTTAAGGAGTAAATGCCTGACTGGATGGTTTGGTCATCCTGACCACATCCTCAGAAGCTGCACTTTTTTCTGAGTAACATTTTGCAGTTAAAGTTATTTTCAGATGAAACAACTTTTATCCTTTATAGCCACACCTTTCTTTTCCACATCCTCAATTTAGTAGTAGTCAGTGCTCCTAGATACCTGCCCAGCTCCTATTATACAAAAAGATACACCTCCATGACCGTGCTATCTTATCCTTTAATTAATACTTGCTAATTCATGAGGATGCCAATTAGTTTTAGTCCATTAGTTACAGCTAACTTAGGTAATAAGCCAAGGATTGCACACATCTGCTTCATCATCCAGGTTCACTGACCACGTGAGTTCTTTGATTTTCCTCTCCCTGGGGCTTCTTGGTCCCAAGTCAGGCACTGTGAGAATCTGGGGGCTTTTTATCactctccatcctcctcctgtAGCTGTCTAAGGCATGTTACAGGTTTTGTTTCTCAAATATGATGAGAACAATACCTGAGTTGTTGAGTGAAAAGCTGGGGTGTATTTCTTGAGGTAAACAATATGAAGCAAGCCTGGAGGGGGTGTCCATtaacaccccaaatccccagaGAGGCTGGGTAGAGCTCACCTGACTTAATAAACTGAGCCAGTGTTTCATAGAAATACCTCTCTCAAAACAACTCTCAGCATCTCCTTTAGTACCTCGTATCAATCCCAGTCTGCTCCCAGTCCTGTGGCAAGATACACGATCGTTAGTCTAAAGAAATAAGTAAACTTTGGAGCAGCATCTTCTGTCTGCCAGGCCCAAACTCCCattattccttttctccctctgacTGGCAGTCAATATTATTAGTTAGTGGTTCTTACCACTTACCAGTGGTGCGAAACCACTGAGGTAAATCCCAAAAGGGAGAGTAGCTGGGAAATATGGATGAAACGAAtcaaattaagatttttttcaagctaAAATTCAGAGTAAAGCAGTGCACACAAGGAACACACACTAATGCATGTTCCTACCTCTCTCTACAGAGCCTGTATAGTTCAAAATCCACCGctggttttaaaacaaataaaacaaaaacctggGGGAAAATAAATGCGTGGTGTTAAAATGTAAGACTGGTGAAAGTGACTGTGGTTTGACAGCCTTCAAGAGTGTTTACTCTTAGAATtaggccagcaggagcagcagtagTGAAATTTCAAAGCCCTGGCTATCAACGTGTCTCATCCCTGACCTCCTCTTCTCAGGGCCATCTCCTGCAGGGATGTGGGATTGTAACTGCAGAGCCAAATCATTTCCAGTCTTCCCGAGAGACTGCTGTAAAACATCAGTCCTGGGAGTACTGTCAGTAAGCTCAGAGGAGATATTCTACTTCTAGACTGAGGAGGGCATGCAAGCTGTGCACACTTCAGACAGTGAGCGACTGAAAGTTTGAAGGCAGAACACAATTTAAATATGCAAGAATACCTCTTTGAATAGAGAAGCCTAAAATCAAATCAGTTTGTCCACAATAAAACATAACAATTACAGCAGGAGCCTGTTACTATGTTCAGTAAATCGGTTTGAAATATTCTTCATTTGAAATGAAGATTTCGCAAGACAAAAAGATTGCACGTGAACAGTAAAGACTGCAAAATCAGGGCAAGcttcattcagaaaaataaatcaattcaACAAAGATTCATCACTTCAGTTTTGGCACTTGGTTCTGATGGTTAACCATTTGCACTGTTCAGCTGACAGATCAGCTTCCTTACTTGAGCTTTCTGGCTGGCAGCCACTGTTTTATCATCAAGCCTTTGGCTAGCAGGGATTTTCAATCTGATCTAGAGTTTATAACCACCTGTTTAATTGTTTTGCTGAACAAGAGACCTTTAGCTGTGTACTTTTATTTCCAGTTAAATACAGGACACCATctacatttatttattgatgAATATAATTATCCAGAATTGGGGTAATTATAATAATTTAGAACATCACTTAACGTCCATAAGGATTAAAAGCATCTTAAATTTTGTTATGTGGGCTTCTGTTCAACAAAACTCAATCACCAAAGAGATGCAGGTAACAAAAAGATGTCATGAAGGAAAAGTTGGCCAGCAGAACACGCAGTTAGAGCAGAATAACCGCTGGGTTGTATTAAGTCTTATCTTTTGTAACACCATCCCAAGACATCATCTGTGTGTGTAAGTAAAACTGTGAGTGAAG belongs to Corvus moneduloides isolate bCorMon1 chromosome 17, bCorMon1.pri, whole genome shotgun sequence and includes:
- the EDN3 gene encoding endothelin-3 — protein: MELGLLFLFGLTITSTAGSALPRPRSALPAAGPGHRERDEARGDGGALRHRARRCTCYTYKDKECVYYCHLDIIWINTPERTVPYGLSNYRGSFRGKRSIGQTQSTSQSSFRCSCSDAHDKQCLQFCRRMQDRRRNHGSMKKTEEKDQCREEEHNFIQ